A window from Mycobacterium saskatchewanense encodes these proteins:
- a CDS encoding FAD-dependent oxidoreductase, with product MVIGGSIAGLCAARVLSDSFSHVTIYERDELPTTPTNRAAVPQDQHLHMLMARGAAEFESLFPGLLKDMVASGVPMLENRPDCIYLGAAGHVLGTGHTLRDEFTAYVPSRPYLEWQLRTRVQQIDNVDIVRRPVSEPRFDPARQRVTGVLLDPPEGGEPEFVPADLVVDAAGRGTRLQVWLEQWGFEKPVEQTIDIGIHYATHRFRMPEGLIAEKVVVAGASHDQSLGLGMLFYEDGTWVLTTFGVANAKPPRTFPEMLVLAGELLPDHFSAALAHAEPIGEPAYHAFPASRWRRYHKLKRFPTGIVPFGDAVASFNPTFGQGMTMTSLQAGHLKWALRFPDDQLAAALNGATARTTYPVWMMNGIADVNFHHAGAKAPVPWWWRPSASLFDQFLGAAETEPVLAEWFLRRFSLLDSLYMVPPPRIVGRAMGHNLRLWLRERREGARGDRERGEAARRGSPPSDRRAMAVAE from the coding sequence GTGGTCATCGGGGGGAGCATCGCCGGCCTGTGCGCTGCTCGGGTCCTGTCGGACTCCTTCTCCCACGTGACGATCTACGAACGCGACGAGTTGCCGACCACCCCGACGAACCGGGCGGCGGTGCCTCAGGACCAGCACCTGCACATGCTGATGGCCCGCGGGGCGGCCGAATTCGAGAGCCTGTTCCCCGGCCTGCTGAAGGACATGGTGGCCTCGGGCGTGCCCATGCTCGAGAACCGGCCGGACTGCATCTACCTGGGCGCCGCCGGCCACGTCCTGGGCACGGGGCACACCCTGCGCGACGAGTTCACCGCCTACGTGCCCAGCCGGCCGTATCTCGAATGGCAGCTGCGCACCCGGGTGCAACAGATCGACAACGTCGACATCGTCCGGCGACCGGTCTCCGAACCGCGGTTCGACCCGGCGCGCCAGCGGGTGACCGGCGTCCTGTTGGACCCGCCGGAGGGCGGCGAGCCGGAGTTCGTGCCGGCCGACCTCGTTGTGGACGCCGCGGGCCGGGGCACCCGGCTGCAGGTCTGGCTCGAGCAATGGGGGTTCGAAAAGCCCGTCGAGCAAACCATCGACATCGGCATCCACTACGCCACCCACCGCTTCCGCATGCCCGAGGGCTTGATCGCGGAGAAGGTGGTGGTCGCCGGGGCCTCTCACGACCAGTCCCTGGGGCTCGGCATGCTGTTCTACGAGGACGGTACCTGGGTGCTGACGACGTTCGGCGTGGCAAACGCCAAGCCGCCCAGGACATTTCCCGAGATGCTGGTGCTGGCCGGCGAGCTGCTGCCCGACCACTTCTCGGCCGCGCTGGCGCATGCCGAACCCATCGGCGAGCCGGCCTACCACGCGTTCCCGGCCAGCAGGTGGCGGCGCTACCACAAACTGAAGCGATTCCCCACCGGGATCGTCCCGTTCGGCGACGCCGTCGCCAGCTTCAACCCCACCTTCGGACAGGGCATGACGATGACCTCGCTGCAGGCCGGCCACCTGAAGTGGGCGCTGCGGTTCCCGGACGACCAGCTGGCCGCGGCACTCAACGGCGCGACGGCCAGGACCACCTACCCGGTGTGGATGATGAACGGCATCGCCGACGTCAACTTCCACCATGCCGGCGCCAAGGCGCCGGTGCCTTGGTGGTGGCGGCCGTCAGCTTCGCTGTTCGACCAGTTCCTCGGGGCGGCCGAGACGGAACCCGTTCTCGCCGAATGGTTTCTGCGCCGGTTCTCGCTGCTCGACAGCCTCTATATGGTGCCGCCGCCGCGGATCGTCGGCCGCGCCATGGGGCACAACCTGCGGTTGTGGCTGCGCGAGCGCCGGGAGGGCGCCCGTGGCGATCGCGAGCGCGGCGAAGCCGCGCGACGCGGGTCGCCACCGTCGGACCGACGGGCCATGGCGGTCGCCGAATAG
- a CDS encoding amino acid permease — protein MASRWRTKSVEQSMADTDEPDTRLRKELTWRDLVVFGVAVVIGAGIFTVTASTAGDITGPAIWISFVIAAVTCALAALCYAEFASTLPVAGSAYTFSYATFGEFLAWIIGWNLLLELAIGAAVVAKGWSSYLGSVFGFAGGTLRFGSAQLDWGALLIVAVVATLIALGTKLSSRFSAVVTGIKVSVVLLVVVVGAFYIKGSNYSPFIPPPEAGHEASGINQSVLSLLTGAHSSHYGWYGVLAGASIVFFAFIGFDIVATMAEETKRPQRDVPRGILVSLAVVTVLYVAVSVVLSGMVSYTKLKTVPGRGHANLATAFQDNGIAWASEIISIGALAGLTTVVMVLMLGQCRVLFAMARDGLLPRQLAKTGSRGTPVRITVLVAVLVGATASVFPIDKLEEMVNVGTLFAFALVSAGVMVLRRTRPDLERGFRAPWVPALPIASICACVWLMVNLTALTWVRFAIWLVIGTAIYVGYGYGHSVQGHRQALEARQTAWRTSS, from the coding sequence ATGGCCAGTCGATGGCGCACGAAGTCGGTCGAGCAATCGATGGCCGATACCGACGAGCCGGACACCCGCCTCCGCAAGGAGCTGACGTGGCGCGATCTCGTCGTGTTCGGGGTCGCGGTGGTGATCGGCGCCGGTATCTTCACCGTCACCGCGTCGACGGCCGGCGACATCACCGGCCCGGCGATCTGGATCTCCTTCGTGATCGCCGCGGTGACCTGCGCGCTGGCGGCGTTGTGTTACGCCGAATTCGCCTCGACGCTTCCGGTGGCGGGCAGCGCCTATACCTTCTCCTATGCGACCTTCGGCGAGTTCCTCGCCTGGATCATCGGGTGGAACCTGCTGCTGGAATTGGCCATCGGCGCCGCCGTCGTCGCCAAGGGCTGGTCGAGTTACCTCGGCTCGGTGTTCGGGTTCGCCGGCGGCACGCTGAGGTTCGGTTCCGCCCAGCTCGACTGGGGTGCCCTGTTGATCGTCGCGGTGGTGGCGACGCTGATCGCCCTGGGTACCAAGCTGTCGTCGAGGTTCTCGGCGGTGGTCACGGGGATCAAGGTGTCGGTGGTGTTGCTCGTCGTGGTCGTCGGTGCGTTCTACATCAAGGGCTCCAACTACTCGCCGTTCATCCCGCCGCCCGAGGCCGGGCACGAGGCCTCGGGTATCAATCAGTCGGTGCTGTCGCTGCTCACCGGGGCGCACAGCAGCCACTACGGCTGGTACGGCGTGCTGGCGGGGGCATCGATCGTGTTCTTCGCGTTCATCGGCTTCGACATCGTCGCCACCATGGCCGAGGAGACCAAGCGCCCCCAGCGCGACGTGCCGCGGGGAATTCTGGTGTCGCTGGCGGTCGTGACCGTGCTCTACGTGGCGGTCTCGGTGGTGCTGTCCGGGATGGTGTCCTACACGAAGCTCAAGACGGTCCCGGGTCGCGGCCACGCCAACCTGGCGACCGCGTTTCAGGACAACGGGATCGCGTGGGCCAGCGAGATCATCTCCATCGGCGCGCTGGCCGGGCTGACGACGGTGGTGATGGTGCTGATGCTCGGACAGTGCCGGGTCCTGTTCGCGATGGCGCGCGACGGCCTGTTGCCGCGGCAGCTGGCCAAGACCGGTTCGCGAGGCACTCCCGTCCGCATCACCGTGCTGGTCGCGGTGCTGGTGGGCGCGACGGCCTCGGTGTTTCCGATCGACAAGCTCGAGGAGATGGTCAACGTCGGGACGCTGTTCGCCTTCGCTCTGGTCTCGGCCGGAGTCATGGTTTTGCGGCGCACCCGCCCGGACCTGGAGCGGGGATTTCGGGCCCCGTGGGTACCGGCGCTTCCCATCGCCTCGATCTGCGCGTGCGTGTGGCTGATGGTGAACCTTACGGCGCTGACCTGGGTCCGCTTCGCGATCTGGCTGGTGATCGGAACGGCGATTTACGTCGGCTACGGGTACGGGCATTCGGTGCAGGGCCACCGACAGGCGCTCGAGGCGCGCCAGACCGCTTGGCGAACGTCGAGTTGA
- a CDS encoding alkane 1-monooxygenase encodes MTTLRPQPIEAPAWRDKKRHLWLMGLIAPTALFVMLPLIWGLNRLGWHAAAQVPLWIGPILLYVLLPILDLRFGPDGQNPPDEVMERLENDKYYRYCTYVYIPFQYLSVVLGAYLFTAAHLGWLGFDGGLSWAGKLGLALSVGVLGGVGINTAHEMGHKKDSLERWLSKITLAQTCYGHFYIEHNRGHHVRVSTPEDPASARFGETFWEFLPRSVFGSLRSAVRLEAQRVRRMGKSPWNPTTYLSNDVLNAWALSVVLWGALIAVFGPGLIPFVVIQAVFGFSLLEAVNYLEHYGLLRQKLDSPSGKVRYERCAPVHSWNSDHVVTNLFLYHLQRHSDHHANPTRRYQTLRSMEGAPNLPSGYASMISLTYFPPLWRRVMDHRVLEHYDGDITKVNVQPRLRDKMLARYGVPA; translated from the coding sequence ATGACCACATTGAGGCCCCAGCCGATCGAGGCGCCGGCCTGGCGGGACAAGAAACGGCATCTGTGGCTCATGGGGCTCATCGCCCCGACGGCGTTGTTCGTGATGCTGCCCCTGATCTGGGGGCTCAACCGCCTCGGCTGGCACGCGGCCGCGCAGGTGCCGCTGTGGATCGGCCCGATCCTGCTCTACGTGCTGTTGCCGATCCTGGATCTGCGCTTCGGTCCCGACGGCCAGAATCCCCCCGACGAGGTGATGGAGCGGCTGGAAAACGACAAGTACTACCGGTACTGCACCTACGTCTACATCCCGTTCCAGTACCTGAGCGTGGTGCTCGGCGCCTACCTGTTCACCGCCGCCCACCTCGGCTGGCTCGGGTTCGACGGCGGGCTGAGCTGGGCGGGCAAGCTCGGGCTGGCGCTGTCGGTCGGCGTCCTCGGCGGCGTCGGCATCAACACCGCGCACGAGATGGGCCACAAGAAGGACTCGCTGGAGCGGTGGCTGTCCAAGATCACCCTCGCGCAGACCTGCTACGGCCACTTCTACATCGAGCACAACCGCGGCCACCACGTGCGAGTGTCCACCCCTGAAGACCCCGCCTCGGCCCGCTTCGGGGAGACCTTCTGGGAGTTTCTGCCGCGCAGCGTGTTCGGCAGCCTGCGCTCGGCGGTGCGGCTGGAGGCGCAGCGGGTGCGCAGGATGGGCAAGAGCCCCTGGAACCCGACGACTTACCTGTCCAACGACGTGCTCAATGCCTGGGCGCTGTCGGTGGTGTTGTGGGGTGCGCTGATCGCGGTCTTCGGCCCCGGCCTGATCCCGTTCGTCGTCATCCAGGCGGTCTTCGGCTTCTCCCTCCTGGAGGCCGTCAACTATCTCGAGCACTACGGGCTGCTGCGGCAGAAGCTCGACTCGCCTTCCGGGAAGGTGCGCTACGAGCGCTGCGCGCCGGTGCACAGCTGGAACTCCGACCACGTGGTCACCAACCTGTTCCTCTATCACCTGCAGCGGCACAGCGACCACCACGCCAACCCCACCCGCCGCTACCAGACGCTGCGCAGCATGGAGGGGGCGCCGAACCTGCCGAGTGGATACGCGTCGATGATCTCGCTGACCTACTTCCCGCCGCTGTGGCGCAGGGTCATGGATCATCGGGTGCTCGAGCACTATGACGGCGACATCACCAAGGTCAACGTGCAGCCCCGGCTGCGCGACAAGATGCTGGCCAGGTACGGGGTGCCCGCATGA
- a CDS encoding rubredoxin yields the protein MIAYRCPGCDYTYDESKGAPREGFPPGTSFSDIPEDWCCPDCAVREKVDFEKIGVNR from the coding sequence ATGATCGCCTACCGCTGCCCCGGATGCGACTACACCTACGACGAATCGAAAGGCGCTCCGCGGGAAGGCTTTCCCCCGGGTACGTCCTTCAGCGACATTCCCGAAGACTGGTGCTGCCCCGATTGCGCGGTGCGTGAGAAGGTCGATTTCGAGAAGATAGGAGTCAACCGATGA
- a CDS encoding rubredoxin — MSDYRLFVCVQCGFEYDEAKGWPEDGIAPGTRWDDIPDDWSCPDCGAAKSDFEMVEIARS; from the coding sequence ATGAGCGACTACAGGCTCTTCGTGTGTGTTCAGTGTGGCTTCGAGTACGACGAGGCCAAGGGCTGGCCCGAAGACGGCATCGCGCCCGGCACCCGCTGGGACGACATCCCCGATGACTGGAGCTGCCCGGACTGCGGTGCGGCGAAGTCCGACTTCGAGATGGTGGAGATAGCTCGTTCGTGA
- the alkX gene encoding TetR family transcriptional regulator AlkX produces the protein MKRMPYAEASRALLRDSVLDAMRELLGGRDWSAITLSDVARAAGVSRQTIYNEFGSRQGLAQGYALRLADRLVDTVHAALDANVGDIYDAFLQGFRDFFAESQADPLVISLLSGVAKPDLLQLITTDSGPIITRASGRLASALTQTWVATSDEDAGVLARAIVRLCLSYVSMPPEADHDVAADLARLMTPFAERHGVANVP, from the coding sequence ATGAAGCGGATGCCGTACGCCGAGGCGTCGCGGGCCCTGTTGCGCGACTCCGTGCTGGACGCGATGCGGGAGCTTCTGGGCGGCCGCGACTGGTCGGCCATCACGCTGTCGGACGTGGCGCGCGCCGCGGGTGTCAGCCGGCAGACCATCTACAACGAGTTCGGCTCGCGGCAGGGCCTGGCGCAGGGGTACGCCCTGCGCCTGGCCGACCGCCTGGTCGACACCGTCCACGCGGCCCTGGACGCCAACGTGGGGGACATCTACGACGCATTCCTGCAGGGTTTTCGCGACTTCTTCGCAGAATCGCAGGCCGACCCGCTCGTGATCTCGCTGCTGAGCGGGGTGGCCAAGCCGGACCTGCTGCAGCTCATCACCACCGACAGCGGCCCCATCATCACCCGCGCGTCGGGCAGGCTCGCGTCGGCGCTCACCCAGACGTGGGTCGCCACCAGCGACGAAGACGCGGGCGTGCTGGCGCGCGCCATCGTGCGGCTGTGCCTGAGCTACGTGTCGATGCCTCCGGAGGCCGATCATGACGTCGCGGCCGATCTGGCACGATTGATGACGCCGTTCGCCGAACGACACGGCGTCGCCAACGTGCCCTGA
- the ahcY gene encoding adenosylhomocysteinase, whose protein sequence is MTTTEQSLTPDVRNGIDFKVADLSLADYGRRDIELSEQEMPGLMSLRREYADVQPLKGARISGSLHMTVQTAVLIETLVSLGAQVRWASCNIFSTQDHAAAAVVVGPHGTPEEPKGVPVFAWKGETLEEYWWAAEQMLTWPDEPANMILDDGGDATMLVLRGAQYEKAGVVPPAEDDDPTEWKVFLELLRKRFETDKDKWTKISESVKGVTEETTTGVLRLYQFAAAGDLAFPAINVNDSVTKSKFDNKYGCRHSLIDGINRGTDVLIGGKKVLVCGYGDVGKGCAESVKGQGARVVVTEIDPINALQALMEGYDVETVEDAIGQADIVITATGNKDIITLEHMKAMKDYAVLGNIGHFDNEIQVAALERSGATKTNIRPQVDVWTFPDSGKSIILLSEGRLLNLGNATGHPSFVMSNSFSNQVIAQIELWTKNDEYDNEVYRLPKHLDEKVARIHVEALGGKLTKLTKEQAEYIGVDVDGPYKADHYRY, encoded by the coding sequence ATGACGACGACCGAACAATCGCTGACCCCCGACGTCCGCAACGGCATCGACTTCAAGGTCGCCGACCTGTCGCTGGCGGACTACGGTCGCCGGGACATCGAGCTCTCCGAGCAGGAGATGCCGGGTTTGATGTCGCTGCGCCGTGAGTACGCCGACGTGCAGCCCCTCAAGGGCGCCCGAATCTCGGGTTCGTTGCACATGACGGTGCAGACCGCGGTGCTCATCGAGACCCTCGTCTCGCTCGGCGCGCAGGTCCGCTGGGCGTCCTGCAACATCTTCTCCACCCAGGACCACGCGGCCGCCGCGGTGGTCGTCGGCCCGCACGGCACGCCGGAGGAGCCCAAGGGCGTCCCGGTGTTCGCCTGGAAGGGCGAGACGCTGGAGGAGTACTGGTGGGCCGCCGAGCAGATGCTGACCTGGCCCGACGAGCCGGCCAACATGATCCTCGACGACGGCGGCGACGCCACCATGCTGGTGCTGCGTGGCGCGCAGTACGAGAAGGCCGGCGTGGTGCCGCCGGCGGAAGACGACGACCCCACCGAGTGGAAGGTCTTCCTGGAGCTGCTGCGCAAGCGCTTCGAGACCGACAAGGACAAGTGGACCAAGATCTCGGAGTCGGTCAAGGGCGTCACCGAGGAGACCACCACCGGCGTGCTGCGCCTGTACCAGTTCGCCGCGGCCGGCGACCTGGCGTTCCCGGCGATCAACGTCAACGACTCGGTGACCAAGTCCAAGTTCGACAACAAGTACGGCTGCCGACACTCGCTGATCGACGGCATCAACCGGGGCACCGACGTGCTGATCGGCGGCAAGAAGGTGCTGGTCTGCGGCTACGGCGACGTGGGCAAGGGCTGCGCCGAGTCGGTCAAGGGCCAGGGCGCGCGCGTCGTCGTCACCGAGATCGACCCGATCAACGCGCTGCAGGCGCTGATGGAGGGCTACGACGTCGAGACGGTCGAGGACGCGATCGGCCAGGCCGACATCGTCATCACCGCCACCGGCAACAAGGACATCATCACCCTCGAGCACATGAAGGCGATGAAGGACTACGCGGTGCTGGGCAACATCGGGCACTTCGACAACGAGATCCAGGTGGCCGCGCTGGAGCGCTCCGGCGCCACCAAGACGAACATCCGGCCGCAGGTCGACGTGTGGACGTTCCCCGACAGCGGCAAGTCGATCATCCTGCTCTCCGAGGGTCGGCTGCTGAACCTGGGCAACGCCACCGGCCACCCGTCGTTCGTGATGAGCAACAGCTTCTCCAACCAGGTGATCGCCCAGATCGAGCTGTGGACCAAGAACGACGAGTACGACAACGAGGTCTACCGGCTGCCCAAGCACCTCGACGAGAAGGTGGCCCGCATCCACGTCGAGGCGCTCGGCGGCAAGCTGACCAAGCTCACCAAGGAGCAGGCCGAATACATCGGCGTCGACGTCGACGGCCCCTACAAGGCCGACCACTACCGCTACTGA
- a CDS encoding dTMP kinase gives MLIAIEGVDGAGKRTLSEGLRAAFEGAGKSVATLDFPRYGRSVTADIAAEALHGAHGDLASSVYAMATLFALDRADAVGEIEELGRTHDVVILDRYVASNAAYSAARLHEDAAGPAVDWVGRLEFGRLGLPRPDFQVLLAVPAELAGQRARHRAETEPDRARDSYERDDGLQRRTGAVYAELAAEGWGGRWLVADADVDPARLAATLTAPEGAF, from the coding sequence GTGCTGATCGCGATCGAAGGCGTCGACGGCGCGGGCAAGCGGACCCTGTCCGAAGGCTTGCGCGCGGCTTTCGAGGGGGCCGGGAAGTCGGTGGCCACCCTTGACTTCCCGCGCTACGGGCGCTCGGTGACGGCCGACATCGCCGCCGAGGCCCTGCACGGTGCGCACGGAGACCTGGCGTCGTCGGTGTATGCGATGGCGACCCTCTTCGCGCTCGACCGCGCCGACGCGGTCGGGGAGATCGAGGAGCTGGGCCGCACCCACGACGTCGTGATCCTGGATCGCTATGTTGCCTCCAACGCCGCGTACAGCGCCGCGCGCCTGCACGAGGACGCGGCCGGGCCGGCCGTCGACTGGGTCGGCCGCCTCGAGTTCGGGCGGCTCGGACTGCCGCGGCCGGACTTCCAGGTGCTGCTCGCGGTGCCGGCCGAGCTGGCGGGGCAGCGGGCCCGCCACCGCGCCGAGACCGAGCCCGACCGGGCCCGCGACAGCTACGAGCGCGACGACGGCCTGCAGCGGCGGACCGGCGCGGTGTACGCCGAACTGGCCGCCGAGGGCTGGGGCGGCCGGTGGCTGGTAGCCGACGCGGACGTCGACCCGGCGCGCCTTGCGGCCACTTTGACGGCCCCGGAAGGAGCGTTTTGA
- the mtrA gene encoding two-component system response regulator MtrA yields MDAMRQRILVVDDDASLAEMLTIVLRGEGFDTAVIGDGTQALTAVRELRPDLVLLDLMLPGMNGIDVCRVLRADSGVPIVMLTAKTDTVDVVLGLESGADDYIMKPFKPKELVARVRARLRRNDDEPAEMLSIADVEIDVPAHKVTRNGEQISLTPLEFDLLVALARKPRQVFTRDVLLEQVWGYRHPADTRLVNVHVQRLRAKVEKDPENPTVVLTVRGVGYKAGPP; encoded by the coding sequence ATGGACGCCATGAGGCAAAGGATTCTGGTCGTCGATGACGACGCTTCGCTGGCCGAGATGCTCACCATCGTGCTGCGCGGGGAGGGTTTCGACACCGCAGTCATCGGGGACGGCACCCAGGCCCTGACCGCGGTGCGCGAGCTGCGCCCCGATTTGGTGCTGCTGGACCTGATGCTGCCCGGCATGAACGGCATCGACGTCTGCCGCGTGCTGCGCGCCGACTCCGGCGTTCCGATCGTCATGCTGACGGCCAAGACCGACACCGTGGACGTGGTGCTCGGCTTGGAGTCTGGCGCCGACGACTACATCATGAAGCCGTTCAAGCCGAAGGAACTGGTGGCCCGGGTGCGGGCCCGGCTGCGGCGCAACGACGACGAGCCCGCCGAGATGCTGTCGATCGCCGACGTCGAGATCGACGTGCCGGCACACAAGGTCACCCGCAACGGGGAGCAGATCTCGCTGACGCCGCTGGAGTTCGACCTGCTCGTCGCGTTGGCGCGCAAACCGCGGCAGGTGTTTACTCGTGATGTGCTGCTCGAACAGGTGTGGGGATACCGCCACCCCGCCGACACCCGTTTGGTGAACGTGCATGTCCAGCGCCTGCGGGCCAAGGTCGAGAAGGACCCGGAGAACCCGACAGTGGTGTTGACCGTTCGAGGAGTGGGATACAAGGCCGGACCTCCGTGA
- the mtrB gene encoding MtrAB system histidine kinase MtrB, giving the protein MIWGSRQRTRSRWGRSGPMTRGMGAVSRVVGTAWRRSLQLRVVALTLGLSLAVILALGFVLTSQVTNRVLDVKVRAAIEQIERARTTVGGIVNGEETRSLDSSLQLARNTLTSKTDPASGAGLAGAFDAVLMVPGDGPRAATTAGPVDQVPNSLRGFIKAGQAAYQYATVHTDGFSGPALIIGTPASAQVANLELYLIFPLKNEQATITLVRGTMITGGAVLLVLLAGIALLVSRQVVVPVRSASRIAERFAEGHLSERMPVRGEDDMARLAVSFNDMAESLSRQITQLEEFGNLQRRFTSDVSHELRTPLTTVRMAADLIYDHSEDLDPTLRRSTELMVNELDRFETLLNDLLEISRHDAGVAELSVEAVDLRTTVQSALGNVGHLAEEAGIELQVDMPDHEVIAEVDARRVERILRNLIANAIDHAEHKPVDIRMGADEDTVAVTVRDYGVGLRPGEEKLVFSRFWRSDPSRVRRSGGTGLGLAISIEDARLHQGRLEAWGEPGQGACFRLTLPLVRGHKVTTSPLPLKPVPQQAAAPAAAPQHGRERQRPREHAERSG; this is encoded by the coding sequence GTGATCTGGGGCTCGCGGCAACGTACTAGAAGTCGCTGGGGGCGCTCGGGTCCCATGACTCGCGGCATGGGTGCGGTGAGCCGTGTCGTGGGAACGGCCTGGCGCCGTTCGCTGCAGCTGCGAGTCGTGGCGCTGACCCTCGGGCTGTCGCTCGCGGTGATCCTCGCGCTCGGCTTCGTGCTGACCAGCCAGGTCACCAACCGCGTGCTGGACGTCAAGGTCAGGGCCGCCATCGAGCAGATCGAGCGGGCGCGCACCACCGTCGGCGGCATCGTCAACGGCGAGGAAACCCGCTCGCTGGACAGCAGTCTCCAGCTCGCCCGCAACACGCTGACCTCCAAGACCGACCCCGCCTCTGGGGCGGGGCTGGCCGGCGCCTTCGACGCGGTGCTGATGGTGCCCGGCGACGGGCCGCGCGCCGCGACGACGGCCGGGCCCGTCGACCAGGTGCCCAACTCGCTGCGCGGCTTTATCAAGGCGGGCCAGGCGGCCTACCAGTACGCCACCGTGCACACCGACGGGTTCTCGGGTCCCGCGCTGATCATCGGCACGCCCGCCTCCGCGCAGGTGGCCAACCTGGAGCTGTACCTGATCTTCCCGCTGAAGAACGAGCAGGCGACCATCACGCTGGTGCGCGGCACGATGATCACCGGCGGCGCCGTGCTGCTCGTGCTGCTCGCCGGTATCGCGCTGCTGGTGTCGCGGCAGGTGGTGGTGCCGGTGCGCTCGGCGTCCCGGATCGCCGAGCGGTTCGCCGAGGGGCACCTGTCCGAACGGATGCCGGTGCGCGGCGAGGACGACATGGCGCGGCTCGCGGTCTCGTTCAACGACATGGCCGAAAGCCTGTCGCGGCAGATCACCCAGCTCGAGGAATTCGGCAACCTGCAGCGCCGCTTCACCTCCGACGTCAGCCACGAGCTGCGCACCCCGCTGACGACGGTGCGGATGGCCGCCGACCTGATCTACGACCACAGCGAGGACCTCGACCCGACCTTGCGCCGCTCCACCGAGCTGATGGTCAACGAGCTGGATCGGTTCGAAACCCTGCTCAACGACCTGCTGGAGATCTCGCGGCACGACGCCGGTGTGGCCGAGCTGTCCGTCGAGGCCGTAGATCTGCGCACCACCGTGCAGAGCGCGCTCGGCAACGTCGGCCACCTGGCCGAGGAGGCCGGCATCGAGTTGCAGGTCGACATGCCCGACCACGAGGTGATCGCCGAGGTCGACGCGCGCCGGGTCGAGCGGATCCTGCGCAACCTGATCGCCAACGCCATCGACCACGCCGAGCACAAGCCCGTGGACATCCGGATGGGCGCCGACGAAGACACGGTCGCCGTCACCGTCCGGGACTACGGCGTGGGGCTGCGGCCGGGCGAGGAGAAGCTGGTGTTCAGCCGGTTCTGGCGCTCGGACCCGTCGCGGGTGCGTCGCTCGGGCGGCACCGGGCTGGGCCTGGCGATCAGCATCGAGGACGCCCGGCTGCACCAGGGGCGGCTGGAGGCGTGGGGTGAGCCGGGCCAGGGGGCGTGCTTCCGGCTGACCCTCCCGCTGGTTCGCGGCCACAAGGTCACCACCAGTCCGCTGCCGCTCAAGCCGGTCCCGCAACAGGCGGCGGCGCCCGCGGCCGCACCGCAACACGGCAGGGAACGCCAGCGTCCGCGCGAGCACGCCGAGAGGAGCGGGTAG